A segment of the Candidatus Eisenbacteria bacterium genome:
ATGTGTCCCCGAATTGACAACCTGAAACTCGAAGACTTCGATTATTTCCTTCCAAAAGAACTGATCGCTCAGAAACCAACACCCAAGAGAGAGGAATCAAGACTTCTTGTGCTTGACAGAGAAACCGGCGAGATCGAGCACCGGAGGTTCAGAGACATAGTCCGGTACATGACGAAGGGCGATTGCCTTGTTCTGAACGAGACAAAGGTCATAGCGGCAAGAGTCTTTGGGACGAGGCAAGACACCGGCAAGAAGACTGAGCTTCTTCTTGTAAAGAAACTCTCAGACAAATCATGGACAGCTCTTCTCAAGCCCTCAAAAGGCATCCGGGCTGGGGCAAAGATTCTGGTAGGCGATGGCGCCGTGATTGTTGAGGTCACAGGAAGGGGAGAAAGAGGAGAGTTTGAGGTCACAAGTACAAGTGATGGGGCGATTGAGGAAATTGTGGCTTCACACGGCCATGTTCCCCTCCCGCCCTACATCAAGAGACCTGACACTGAAGAAGATAGACTCCGGTATCAAACGGTATATGCCAGGAAGGAAGGCTCAATTGCAGCTCCAACGGCAGGGCTCCACTTTACGCAGGAACTCCTCGATGAAATAAGAGAGAGGGGAGTCCGCATCGCCAAACTCATTCTGCACGTTGGACCGGGCACATTCAGGCCTGTGAAGACAGAGCGAATCGAAGACCATGTGTTTGATGAAGAATACTTCGAGATTGAGCCAGAAGCTGCATCCGTGATCAATAGGAGCATCTCAGAAGGTGGA
Coding sequences within it:
- the queA gene encoding tRNA preQ1(34) S-adenosylmethionine ribosyltransferase-isomerase QueA; translation: MKLEDFDYFLPKELIAQKPTPKREESRLLVLDRETGEIEHRRFRDIVRYMTKGDCLVLNETKVIAARVFGTRQDTGKKTELLLVKKLSDKSWTALLKPSKGIRAGAKILVGDGAVIVEVTGRGERGEFEVTSTSDGAIEEIVASHGHVPLPPYIKRPDTEEDRLRYQTVYARKEGSIAAPTAGLHFTQELLDEIRERGVRIAKLILHVGPGTFRPVKTERIEDHVFDEEYFEIEPEAASVINRSISEGGKIVAVGTTVVRALETVAAISSGEKAHRGIEPGSGRTGLFIHTPFEFKLVSSIITNFHLPKSTLLMLVSAFAGRERILDCYKKAVEMKYRFYSYGDAMLIL